In Nitrospirae bacterium CG2_30_53_67, a genomic segment contains:
- a CDS encoding asparaginyl/glutamyl-tRNA amidotransferase subunit C: MKITRQEVEHVALLARLNLSETEIEQFTGQLDAILMYMDKLNELDTKDVEPTSHVIETGNVVREDQVGDSIPVEDALANAPDKEDDFFKVPRII, from the coding sequence AAGATTACAAGACAAGAAGTCGAGCATGTGGCCCTGCTGGCCCGGCTGAATCTTTCCGAAACAGAGATCGAGCAGTTCACCGGCCAGCTTGATGCGATCCTGATGTATATGGACAAGCTCAATGAACTGGATACGAAAGACGTGGAGCCGACGTCTCATGTGATTGAGACGGGGAACGTGGTTCGGGAGGATCAGGTCGGGGATTCGATCCCTGTGGAGGATGCCCTGGCCAATGCCCCGGACAAAGAGGATGATTTCTTCAAGGTCCCCCGGATTATCTGA